The Martelella endophytica genome contains the following window.
CCGATGTGGTCTTGCTCAGCGCGCGGACGCATCAACACCAAGGGTCTTCATGAGTTTCATCACGCCGACAGTTTCGCGACGCGCGAGCCGCAGCGTCATGCCGGGTTTCGGGCTGACGCTCGGGATCACGCTGCTGTTTGTCGCGCTGATCATCCTGCTGCCGCTGAGCGCCCTGTTCTTCCAGCTCGGCCAGCTCGGCTTTGCCGATTACTGGCGGATCATTTCCAACGACCGCACGCTTGCGGCGTTTCGGGTGACGATTTCGGCGGCGGCGGTGGCGACGGTGTTCAATGCCTGCTTTGGCCTGCTGCTTGCCTATGTCCTGGTGCGCTACAGGTTTCCCGGCAAGCGGCTGCTCGACGCGCTGATCGACCTGCCCTTCGCCCTGCCGACGGCCGTCGCCGGCATCGCGCTGGTGGCGCTCTACGATCGCAATGGCTGGATGGGCATGCTGCTGTCGGAATTCGGCCTGAAGGTTGCCTACACATGGTGGGGGATTGTTATCGCGATGACCTTCACCTCCGTTCCATTTGGTGTGCGCACCGTGCAGCCGGTGCTCGAAAGCCTCAACGCCGACCGCGAGGAGGCCGCGCGCACCCTCGGCGCAACGGACCTCCAGGTGTTCCGCAACATCATCTTTCCGCAGGTGTTCCCGAGCTTCATCATGGGTGCCTCGCTGGCCTTTGCCCGTTCGCTCGGCGAGTTCGGTGCGGTGATCTTCATCGCCGGCAACATGCCCTACAAGACCGAGATTGCCTCGCTTCTGATCATGATCCGCCTCGATGAATATGATTTCCCTGCCGCAAGCGCGATTGCCGGTACGATCCTCGCATTGGCGCTTGTCGTGCTGATCCTCGCCAACATCGCCCAGAGCCGTGCCGCACGGCACCTGAACCGGGGGGCATGATCATGAGCGTCGAAACCACCATGCATCCCCAGGTGAAAGCGCTGATGCGGCGACGCAGGATGAAGCGTCTGGCGCTCGTCCTTGTCGCCGTGCTGTTTGCGTCCCTGGTCATGGGGCTGCCGAGCCTGGCGATCTTCGTGCGTGCCTTTTCCGAAGGCGTTGCGGCCTATGCCGCCAATATCTCCGAGCCCGAGACGCTGCACGCGATCAAGCTGACCGTGATCACGGCGCTCATCGCGCTGCCGGTTAACATCGTCTTCGGCATTTGCGCCGCCTGGGCCGTGACCCGCTTCCGTTTTCCGGGGCGGCGGGTGCTGATCACCATCATCGAACTGCCGTTCTCGATCTCGCCGATCGTCGCCGGCCTTTGCTATCTGCTGGTCTATGGCGCGACCGGGCTCGTCGGCAGCTATGC
Protein-coding sequences here:
- the cysT gene encoding sulfate ABC transporter permease subunit CysT, translated to MSFITPTVSRRASRSVMPGFGLTLGITLLFVALIILLPLSALFFQLGQLGFADYWRIISNDRTLAAFRVTISAAAVATVFNACFGLLLAYVLVRYRFPGKRLLDALIDLPFALPTAVAGIALVALYDRNGWMGMLLSEFGLKVAYTWWGIVIAMTFTSVPFGVRTVQPVLESLNADREEAARTLGATDLQVFRNIIFPQVFPSFIMGASLAFARSLGEFGAVIFIAGNMPYKTEIASLLIMIRLDEYDFPAASAIAGTILALALVVLILANIAQSRAARHLNRGA